Proteins encoded by one window of Methanoculleus sp. SDB:
- a CDS encoding nitrogenase molybdenum-iron cofactor biosynthesis protein — MSAEEYPTARVQGKDVPFDPEQLRRIREHPCYSEKACHAFGRCHLPVAPKCNIQCNYCVRDFDCVNESRPGVCSEVLTPTEAIELVRQVIREYRFVKVIGIAGPGEPLANEETFETLRLLKQEFPSFIKCLSTNGLVLPEKVDLLHEYDVGNLTVTVNAIDPAIAEKVYSWVEWKGEKLYGREGVEILLKNQMEGIRKAIGHKMLVKINTVYIPGINDHHITEIARTFGEMGAYTFNLIPLIPQYKFADITPPSPEEKKAMQDRCAPYIQQMRHCQRCRADAIGLLGKDVQSCIYKRDFAKKEEKDE; from the coding sequence AAGAATACCCCACCGCCCGTGTGCAGGGAAAAGACGTTCCCTTCGACCCGGAACAGTTGCGGAGGATCAGGGAGCATCCCTGTTACAGCGAGAAGGCCTGCCATGCGTTCGGCCGCTGCCACCTTCCCGTCGCACCGAAGTGCAACATCCAGTGCAATTACTGCGTTCGCGACTTTGACTGCGTCAATGAAAGCCGTCCCGGCGTGTGCAGCGAAGTGCTTACTCCCACCGAGGCGATCGAGCTTGTACGGCAGGTCATTCGCGAGTACCGTTTCGTGAAGGTCATCGGCATCGCCGGGCCCGGAGAGCCGCTTGCAAACGAGGAGACCTTCGAGACGCTCCGACTTCTCAAGCAGGAATTCCCATCGTTCATCAAATGCCTCAGCACGAACGGACTGGTGCTGCCCGAGAAGGTGGATCTGCTCCACGAGTACGACGTCGGTAATCTCACCGTCACCGTCAATGCCATCGATCCCGCCATCGCGGAGAAGGTCTACTCGTGGGTGGAGTGGAAAGGCGAGAAACTGTACGGGCGCGAAGGGGTTGAGATCCTCCTAAAGAACCAGATGGAGGGCATCAGAAAGGCGATTGGACACAAGATGCTCGTCAAGATCAATACCGTCTACATCCCGGGAATCAACGACCACCATATCACCGAGATCGCGCGGACGTTCGGCGAGATGGGTGCCTATACCTTCAACCTGATCCCCCTCATCCCCCAGTACAAATTCGCGGATATCACTCCCCCGTCCCCCGAGGAGAAGAAAGCCATGCAGGATCGGTGCGCGCCCTATATCCAGCAGATGCGGCATTGCCAGCGGTGCCGGGCGGACGCAATCGGCCTGCTCGGCAAAGACGTCCAGAGCTGCA